The Sphingopyxis sp. CCNWLW2 genome contains the following window.
CACAGACGGCGCGGCGGAAATGCTGTGAGGGGGCCGCATGGCAAAACGAAACTATCTGAATGACCTGATGCGCGACCTCGAATCGCATACCGAGGTGCGGCGGTTCGGCAGCGGCTGGCTGTCGGGCTTTTTCGGGCTGCTGTTCGCTATCGCGGGATTCTTCATGGTGATCGCGCTGCGCTTTCCCGACTGGTTCGCGACCCCCGAGCTTGAGATCATCAAGAATTGGGGCGGCTTTCGCGGCCTCGTCCATGCGGTCCTGCTCGTGAGCTATGGCCTGTCGCTGCTCAGCCTGCTGCTGCGTCCGCGAAAGGCGCTCGGGCTCACCGCGCTGATGATCGGACTCGCGGCGATCCTTGTCGGCGGCGCCAACGTCCAGCCGCAGGAAACGCGCGACTGGGGCATCTTCTTCGGACTCGACTTCTTCGTCGTGAACCTGCTCGTCACCGGCTTCATGTTCGCGCCGCTCGAACGCGCTTTCCCGCACCGCCGGACGCAGCGCCTGTTCCGCACCGAATGGCGCGAGGATCTTTTCTATTATCTCGTCAGCACGATGTTCGTTCAGGTGTTGGGCTTCCTCGCGCTCGCGCCCTCGACGATCATCAACGAGAATACGAGCAATTGGGAGGCGTTCCGCGCCGCGGTCGCCTCGCTGCCGTGGATCGTCCAGTTCGCGATCGTGCTCGTCGCGTCGGACGTGGCGCAATATTTCTTCCACCGCACCTTCCACCGCTACCCCTTCCTCTGGGGTTTCCACGCGGTGCACCACAGCGCGAAGTCGATGGACTGGCTCGCGGGCTCGCGGATGCATTTCGTCGAGATCATCCTCTTGCGCTCGATCACCTCGCTGCCGCTCTTTACCCTGGGTTTCGCGCCGTCGGTGATGCAGGCCTATATCGGCTTCGTTTACGTCTGGTCGTCGCTGCTCCACGCCAATGTCGGCGGTAATTTCAACCGGCTGGGCCACTGGATCGCGACCCCGCGTTTCCACCACTGGCATCACGGGCTCGAGCGCGAGGCGTTCGACGTCAATTTCGCGATCCATTTCCCGTGGATCGACAAATTATTCGGCACCTTCCATTTGCCGAAGGACCGCTGGCCCGAAAATTACGGCATCCCCGAAGATGTGCCGAAACATTATTGGGGCCAGTTCCTCTACCCCTGGACGCGCACCGGTAAGAAGACCGACGAGACGCCCGCCGAATAGGGCAATCTGTCCGCTTGCCAGCATCGTGGGCGCGTCATAAGGCGCGGGACGTGAGCCTGCTCGCCGCCTTTCGCCGTCCGGGCATCCTGCTGCTCTTGCCGCTGCTCCTTGCGCTCGCCGCGCGGGTGCTCGTCGCGCCGGGCTGGATGATCGAGAGCGACGCGGGCGGGTCGATTACGGTGCGCATCTGTTCGGACCCCGCCAACCCCGGCGGCACGATGACGATTCCGCTTGAGAAAGCGGGGAGCCACGATGCGGGCGAAGCGCAGCAGCATTGCCCGTGGGGCGCGCTCGCCAATGCGCCGATCGTTCCCGACCTGCCGGTGCTCGCCGCCGCGCCAGTCACGGGCGAACCCGTCCCCGTGGCGGCCCGCTCGCTCGGTTTCGCGCCGGGCATCGCCTCGCCGCTGCCGCCGAGTACCGGACCACCCGCCTTCGCCTGATCCAGACCGACCGGCTGCCCGCGCTTTTGCGCGGCGCGGCCCGTGACTGCATTCAGCGAAGGAAAAATCATGAAAACCC
Protein-coding sequences here:
- a CDS encoding DUF2946 family protein, which translates into the protein MSLLAAFRRPGILLLLPLLLALAARVLVAPGWMIESDAGGSITVRICSDPANPGGTMTIPLEKAGSHDAGEAQQHCPWGALANAPIVPDLPVLAAAPVTGEPVPVAARSLGFAPGIASPLPPSTGPPAFA
- a CDS encoding sterol desaturase family protein, encoding MAKRNYLNDLMRDLESHTEVRRFGSGWLSGFFGLLFAIAGFFMVIALRFPDWFATPELEIIKNWGGFRGLVHAVLLVSYGLSLLSLLLRPRKALGLTALMIGLAAILVGGANVQPQETRDWGIFFGLDFFVVNLLVTGFMFAPLERAFPHRRTQRLFRTEWREDLFYYLVSTMFVQVLGFLALAPSTIINENTSNWEAFRAAVASLPWIVQFAIVLVASDVAQYFFHRTFHRYPFLWGFHAVHHSAKSMDWLAGSRMHFVEIILLRSITSLPLFTLGFAPSVMQAYIGFVYVWSSLLHANVGGNFNRLGHWIATPRFHHWHHGLEREAFDVNFAIHFPWIDKLFGTFHLPKDRWPENYGIPEDVPKHYWGQFLYPWTRTGKKTDETPAE